Genomic segment of Candoia aspera isolate rCanAsp1 chromosome 2, rCanAsp1.hap2, whole genome shotgun sequence:
TTAAATGCAAGAATCTTGTGACTTGGAGTCACAGCCTTTTCTCCAGTGCCTTGCGGAGACTTGTTCAGCTGGTTCCTGTGATGAAAGAAGTCTGCTAAGAATGCTAGTTCCTGCAACCATTCTCCATCTCCAAAGCCCTCAGCGAAATGTGGAATACCGTTTTCTCAAAAATACTCTTGCAATTCTTTGCGCAGACAAAAGTCTTGCAAGAGTTTTGTATGTGCAAAGATTGAAAGATAAATTTGCACAATGAAAggatggatggtgaaattactgGAATCGGCAGAGATGCCAAAATTGAcagcattcaaaagagaaaatactgtccctggatttgtttctacatggaaaccacttctggattatttgcttgtgtatctgaaaaaaattaattttgattttgggttttgacagttgtcattttttatagaaataatgtttattaaggtttAGTTACTCcaacaaaggattgttaccttgtcgtggtgctggagcttgagcacctcagtgacgccatgagctaaaccgtgaagggccacccaagacgggaaggtcatgacagagaggtcagactaaacgcgatccctggggaaggtaatggcaacccaccccagtattcttgccgtgaaaactaaatgcatcaggacaaccagagatatgtcggtataccatcggaagttgagacccccaggtcggaagatggtcaaaatgctactggggaggaacagaggatgagctcaactagccccagacgtgatgacgcagctagctcaaagccgaaaggacggctagcggccgacggtgctggtggtgaacggcgaatcgatgttctaagcatcaacacaccattggaacctggaatgtaagatctatgagccagggcaaattggatgtggttattggtgagatgtcaagattaaagatagacattttgggcgtcagtgaactgaaatggactggaatgggccacttcacatcaaatgaccaccagatctactactgcggacaagaggaccacagaagaaatggagtagccttcataattaatcgtaaagtggctaaagcagtgcttggatacaatccaaaaaacgacagaatgatctcaattcgaattcagggcaagccatctaacatcacagtgatccaaatatacgccccaaccacagatgctgaagaagctgatcggttctatgaggatctccagcacctactggacaatacgcctaaaagagacgttgttttcatcacaggagactggaatgctaaggtgggcagtcagatgacacctggaattacaggtaagcatggcctgggagaacaaaatgaagcaggacataggctgatagaattttgccaagacaactcactctgcataacaaacactctcttccaacaacctaagagacggctttatacatggacttcaccagatggacaacaccgaaatcagattgaccacatcctttgcagccaaaggtggcagacatctgtacagttggtaaaaacaagacgtggagctgactgtagttccgatcatgaacttcttcttgcacaatttagaatcagactaaagagattagggaagacccacagatcagctagatacaagttcactaatattcctaaggaatatgcagtggaggtgaagaatcgatttaagggactggacttagtagatagggtcccggaagaactctggacagaagtttgcaacattattcaggaggcggcaacaaaatacatcccaaagaaagagaaaaccaagaaggcaaaatggctgtctgctgagacactagaagtagcccaagaaagaaggaaagcaaaaggcaacagtgatagggggagatatgctcaattaaatgcaaaattccagaggttacccagaagaggtaaggaattatttttaaacaagcaatgtgtggaagtggaagaagacaatagaataggaaggacaagagacctcttccagaaaattagaaacatcggaggtaaattccaggcaaagatgggtatgatcaaaaacaaagatggcaaggacctaacagaagaagaagagatcaagaaaaggtggcaagaatatacagaagacctgcataggaaggataacagtatcagggatagctttgacagtgtggtcagtgagttagagccagacatcctgaagagtgaggttgaatgggccttgagaagcattgctaacaagaaggcagcaggagacgatggtatcccagctgaattgtccaaaatcttgcgagatgatgctgtcaaggtaatacatggtatatgccagcaaatttggaaaacacaagaatggccatcagactggaaaaaatcagcttatatccccataccaaaaaagggaaacactaaagaatgttcaaactatcgaacagtggcactcatttcacatgccagtaaggtaatgctcaagatcctgcaaggtagactccagcaattcatggagcgagaattgccagatgtacaagctgggtttagaaaaggcagaggaactagggaccaaattgccaatatctgctggataatggaaaaagccagggagtttcagaaaaacatctatttctgttttattgactatccccattacatcgacccaccccacccaatcatccagagagggcacgtTGCAGACCccatccgtaagagaatttccTCTGGCGGgttccaggaaacaggccttctctgcagtggcccccgccctctgcaggccccttcactcctgactttccagaaggccctgaagacctggttctgccatcttgcctggggcgggaaagtgaacaaccattcttgggggtggcttgcaccctagaggccctcccataagcttggattttatacagtcttggattttatatttattgtattttacaataattgtgatgtggctggttttatgagattctaatgtttatgtttggagcttgattttattgtaaaccgcccagagtccctcttttgggggagatgggcggtaattaaatttgaataataaataaataaataaacaataaaattctaaagctttgactgtgtggaccataacaaattgtggcaagttcttagcggtatggggataccaagtcatcttgtccgcctcctgaggaatctgtataacgaccaagtagcaacagtaagaacagaccacagaacgacggactggtttaagattgggaaaggagtacggcagggctgtatactctcaccctacctattcaacttgtacgcagaacacatcatgcaacatgctgggcttgaggaatccaaggctggagttaaaatcgctggaagaaacattaacaatctcagatatgcagatgataccactttgatggctgaaagcgaagaggaactgaggagccttatgatggtgaaagaagaaagtgcaaaagctggcttgcagctaaacctcaaaaaaaccaagattatggcaaccagcttgattgataactggcaaatagagggagaaaatgtagaagcagtgaaagactttgtatttctaggtgcaaagattactgcagatgctgactgcagtcaggaaatcagaagacgcttaatccttggaagaagagcaatgacaaatctcgataaaatagttaagagcagagacatcacactgacaacaaaggtccgcatagttaaagcaatggtattcccagtagtaacatatggctgcgagagctggaccataaggagggctgagagaagatcgatgcttttgaactgtggtgttggaggaaaattctgagagtgccttggactgccagaagatcaaaccagtccatcctccaggaaataaagccagactgctcactggagggaatgatattaaaggcaaaactgaaatactttggccacataatgagaagacaggacaccctggagaagatgctgatgctagggagagtggagggcaaaaggaagaggggccgaccaagggcaaggtggatggatgatattctagaggtgacggactcgtccctgggggagctgggggtgttgacgaccaacaggaagctccggcgtgggctggtccatgaagtcacgaagagtcggaagcgactgaacgaataaacaacaaaaagctttaCTGGGTTCTTGGAAACTAATAAACTGGGAATTGTAACAGGGTTGTGACCCAGTCTGCTTCCTTGCAATTATTTACAGATGAACTCTTAAATCAATGAGCAAATTTACAGGCCACATTTGCACACTGTGTCCTTCTGAAGACTTCTGGCTCTCCAGGAATGcattctctcttcccctcccatttGACTCCTCTTGCCACCAAAAACAGCTAAACATCCTGCATTCATACATAACATTACACTGGGGTTTATTTCTAATCATGCTTGGTTGGGCAAACAATAGTAGCTCAGTCTGTACTGAGCCaatttttgaagaaaaacttTATGGTTCAGAGTTATTCACAAACCACACCATGGAAGTTCTTTCTCTGGTCTGTTTAAGGTGGTGTATAAACTGGCAACTCTGCACCGTTTCCTCCAGACCAGAGTTGGAAGCTCCGTTTTCCAACCTTACTTGAGGAAAGTTTAAACATCATGGTTAATGAAGCCCAGAATGAATTTGCACGGGTTATGTAGCATAAGGTTCAGCCGCCTCTGCCTGCAGACGTCCAGCTCTCTTCCCAAATGACCCTTGCTATCTCCCCAATAAAATCATTTTAGCCACTTTAAAATGCCTTCACCTTGCACAAGATCTCACCGGACTGCAGCATTTGTGCAGATTCTTTGATATCTCAGCATAAGAGTTTCATGAGGTCTAGTAACCTCAACTCATTGCAGactctggggcgggggggagagataCTGCTGGTTTAGCTTCTCCCACAGGTGAAGCCAAGTGGGTAGAAACAAGGTCATTCCCAGCAAACCAGATCTTTACAGACACAACTCTGTTCCCTTCTTTCTGTGTTCTTTCTTGACCTACGCCACTCCACGCCACTATCCCAAGTGTGGTCCTACTACTGTCTTTTGTCTAAAGCGCCCGTTATGGCTTCTCCCTTGCATAGATTTTCTGGTGCCTAGACAGATTAGAGGAACTGGAAAACATTTTCTCACACTCGGGGCACTTGTAcggcttctccccagtgtgggtCCTGGTGTGAGTAATAAGGTCCGACTTTTGATTGAAACTCTTGCCGCAGACGGCGCATTCGTGAGGCCTCTCCCCGGTGTGAGTCCACTTGTGGATCACCAGATGCCCTGTCTTTCTCCACAGTCTGTGCATTTGTAAGGCTTTTCCCCCTTGTGAATAACTAACTTGCCCATGTGGACCCTGCAGTGCCTCAGGAGGTTGCAACACATCccaaagctcttcccacactccaagcatttGTATGGCTTCTCCCTGGTGTGAGTTCTCTTGTGGATTGGCCGCCCTGTCTTTTCACTGAAGGTTTCGCCGCACACTGAGCATTTGTACCGCCTTTCCCCCGTGTGGAAGCTCTTGTGGATAATCAGAGATTCCTTCTGggtgaagctttttccacaagcTGAGCACTTGTGGCGTTTCTCCCCGTGTGAGTTCGCTCGTGGATAATCAGGTGGGCGCGGCAGTCGGAGAGCTTCCCACAGTATTGGCATTTGTGCGCATTTTCAGCGGGACTTTCTGGCTCCTTGGCAGGGAATCGAaactcatcttcttcctcccactgccgTACATTCCCTGGGGCAGGTCCGCTGCTTCTCCCAGGAAGTACTGCTGATGGTCGGGGCCTCCTAGAAGAACAAGCAAGTTGGAAGGACATCAATTATATTGCACTAGAAGTCAGCTCAAGTCTCTCTGGAGTGACACTCAATGCCTGGTGATTTCATAGATACGTCGCTACAGGTTTCTTGACAGCAACAGAGAAACTATTTGTCATTTCCTTCCTCAGGGCGTTTGTTCACCCCCCTGCACAGTCTAGCTTTCAGCCCTTTTCTTCCCAAGTAGTCTCCCATCCATGGACTCTCCAGGCttatccctgcttagcttcccagcccaACAAGGGCACCtgactgctgccacctgctgagattgTTCCAGTCTACCAAGCGGGCTGACACCCAGGGACCTCCCATGGATGCGGAGGGACTGGAACCTGGGtgtccccactcctagtccagcaccttcaccactacagctCTCTCTAATAGGAGGGCGATCCAAAGAGTGGCCCCATAGCAGGAGAGGCTCCCTGCTCTACATTGGTCCCATCCCCTTCAACTGCAGGAAAAATAAGGCTGCAGGGAGATGATGgatcctcgcttagtgaccacaattgggactggcaactctattGTTAAGAGCCacggttgctaagcagaaaatcatgtgaccgtgacagGCTTACAACCTGACTTCCCCtttgattgttaagcaaatcaccactgtcattaagcgagacattgTGTGACCGCAActtatgattttatttccatCTTCTCCATTAagtctgcttgtcacaagccagttgggaagcacgcaaatggtgatcatgtgaccgcgggactctgagatggtcataaatgtgaggattggtcgcaaagctttttttcccccacattgttgtaactttggtcagtttggtctagtggttaaggcactgggctagaaaccaggagatgtaagttctagtcctgccttaggtatgaaagccggctgggtgaccttgggccagtacctccctctcagcccaagagccaatcagagttctagtcctgccttagggatgaaagccggctgggtgaccttgggccagtcactctctctcagcccacctcacctcacagggttgttgctgtgaggaaaacaggaggagggaggagtattaggcatCTTCGCCGCCTTaagttatttgtaaaaacaatatAGGTGgggcaaaaattaaataaattaataaactttaaatggttgctaaacaaggcagtcaatTAGGAAGGACTAGCTGTATTACCCCCAGAAAAAAGGCCATTGGCAGTGGGTAGCATTTTCCAGAAGCATCACAGGGAGGAAACAATTCTTGTCATGCCCAGCTGGTGGCTTACCCAAAAGGATGTGAAGGATCATGGTGAGAAAAAACATTTCTGCTCTGGGAGGTCCCATTCTTCTGCGGCTGATGGTCACGTTTGGAATTCCGAGAGCAGCTGATGGGCTCTCTCACCAATGGATGGCCTGCTGAGCTCAGCTCTTCCCAAAGCTGCCATGGGGGGCACAGCCACTCCTTAAAAGGCCCTGACCAAATTACAATTAGCAAATTGATGGGGCTGCTCCCTATTTCTAAACCACCACTGAGTgttggtatttccttgttttttgcaaggagcaagccattaagttactatggtaacaaatcactctggcaggctgaacaggtcaaacttaagtatcctcaggtgtgaaaagaatgaccatataaggaaattgcctggaggggagcttgcctggacttgtttcagtttccttttatgcAGCCTTCCTTTCAGTCCTACTTGAGTGCGTGCGCGTGTATGAGcttataaagcttttgtgcctatccaggatatctagatatgaaactgtttgtttttgtgctttctgtaaatacatttatttttatagaaatgcctgtgtgtgttttttctgatctctcgggccaaacgctttccagcaaacTCTGACACCGAGTTACAGCTgtccaccatttttatttcttcagaagcatcctgggaaaaagaaacagaagcttGCTAACTTCCCAACTGATTTAATGAAagcaatcttttttaaaagggaataaaatCAGGGGGCACAGAGCCTAGAAGAACCAAGAGAGTGTCACAGGCACCTTCATGTACCCGAGTGCCATGTTTGGGACCAGTTTTCGGTTTGCTCAGCCAAGTCCTTCCCATGCTGAAAGGAATTCATCCCCAGGTTTTTCAAGCATTTTGGTCTACTCACTGTCACCATCCATGGGGACCTCGACCTTCACAATGTCCGCTGGATCCAGTTCAGAATCGGGAGAATCATCAGGCAAGTCAACCAGATCCTCCTGGATCTGAAAGATGAAGATATCTCAGGATATGACTGGGATGTAGCTATTCAATACCAGCCAACACCTAGCACACAAACCAGGATCCACTGGGGATCCATTTCAGCACTTCTCTGACTctggcaaaataattttaaaaggttacAAAATCATTGGGGTCCACAGAGCAATGATGTGGCACAAccaaaggctgctttagagggTTGTAAAGTTACGAGGGAAGCCATAGCTCAGCTCTACAGAACAAGTTTgaaatttcttatttttaatctctTAAACTGACACAGATGGAGAAGACCACCCCCAAATCTGAGAAGAATGCCAGTCACAACATCCAGTTTAGCCATTCCAGTTCCTTAACTGGGCAGAAGGAAATGTCATGCTTCCATAGAATTTAGTACTGAGGGcagatataaatgcaacaaataaattgaaaggcagaagcttttgtgatctgcagctcacttcatcagaggcACAGAGTGGCTGGACTGATGTTGGATTTAAATTGAaaacttaaatttaaaatgaGCAGGGAGGGGAAGCTGAGGAAGATAGGCTGGTGATGCAGATGCAGGATACACAGgagacagattttaaaaaaatgattgttaAGATGCTTGTCATCGTAATGCGTTGGAAATTGATTGTACATATGGGTTAAGACCTCTTTTTAACAGCACCCCTGCGTGAGAGtttgctgaactcacatatatCAAAAGGTTCCAGGCCATCTCAGAAGGTCTCCACACAAACGTTGGGATGTAACACGTTACACCTGCTATTTGATAAGGTACGTCTAGCCTGTTTCCCGTGTAACCCGGGTCTGCACCACCAACctatctttctctccctcccccgtctcaccccaatttaaaccTAGCCACGCCATGCATCTGATTATGAGCcgcagctcacgaaagcttatgtcttttgaTGAAATGTTCTAGACGGACAAGGACCACCAGACCCCTCCTGATTTTAGGCTGCTTATGTGTCATTAGAAACACTCCCACGGTGGGTTAGTTGGAAAGCCCCTCCACAGCGCCTTCCACCTCTCAGATTCCACAAGGGTGTGGAACACAAAAAGGAGCCAGGCTCACCTTCTGCTCACCACCTTGCCGCCTCCAAAGAAACTCCTCGGCCAGAGCCACCGCCTGGCTGCCCATCTCCGGACTCTGTTTCTGGACCCAGCGCTGCATTTCCAGCAGCAGGATcatcaggaactgctccaggatcaccagCTCCAGGATCTGCTCTTCGATGCCTTCAGCTTTGGGGCTGCCACAGACTAACAGGGCTCTCCCCCAAACATGCGGAGACTCCCTTGTTCTGAGTAGGACGGTCGctctcctggcttccttctccccttttcagggtttccatctttaaaatcaGGCTTTTCCACCAGTAGAATTCAGTGTCCCCAAGGGTGAAACAACATTCAGCACAGGCACCGTGGGACTCCACCCCAATGCTCCATGTCACATCGCCAATTGAGCTGAGGGAATTTCATGCAACCCCCTTTACCAACCAGGATCAGCAAGAATGGGAAAAAACCTCACATGGGAACATTTTCTCTATCGTTAATTGCactaatttgcagagatttcagatgGGGAGGGATCACAAAAGTCAAGAGGAGGCCAGAAGGCGCAGTATTAACGTCCGGTTTGGTTGGCAGCAAGGTATTTAGTGCTGAGAAAGGCTTCAAACAGCCATAGGTTATCTTCCTCTCTGCCCCCATTGGCACCTCTCTCTGGCCACCAATCTGCTCTGCACTGATGCTCCCTGCTGCTTACAGTGTCACGAATACAAGCTTTGGGAGAGGGACTCCCCCCTCAGGATTTCTGGCGAATGTGGAAGGTGGCTCACAACCGTTGCTAAAAATggctttaaagggaaaaaaacctaacAAGAGAGGACAAAGTTGACtggctcctttaaaaaaacaggaaaggaaaaagcccattaaagaagctttttgtttgtttaatcacaaGAAGGGAACACATCATAAAATCAAGAGTATATTTTGAATAGAATTCATACATCTTCAGTTAACACTGCAGAACCAACAATGaaatatggggagaaattcaagaaCGGGATGAGAGCAAGACTGGCAGTCCTGATCAGGGCTTCTCTATCCGTATCTTCTAAGAGAAAAGTCCCGACTGCAGGATGGATCTTTCTATAAATGCACGGACACCATCCATATCCAAGAGGATGGAGCCCTAGAGTGGGCGATGCCCCCCAAATGGCAAACTTACAAAATAAATCCTTACGGAAAGAAGCATATGCAGCTCCTGCCCATAATAAAATGGGACGTCATAAAAGGCGTGCACAAAAATACGGCAccaaaaagagcaagaaaaaagaaagaggagagaattaaatataatttgaatctTTTAAAGTTTAACAACTTGCAGAGCTTTAAATCTGAAGCCACTCGGACCCTGAGGCTCAGGCCAAAAGAacctcttgcttcctccccacccccggcCTGGTCCTGGCTGTTGAGTGTCCTTCTCCAAAGGGATCATATGCAGAGTGATCTATTAGGAAAAAAGAGTATTATAACCTCATCTCTGATTCGGGTTCCTAAAACGAAcaagccttgaattctttggtgtctcctgaactcagcaaaatcaggatcattcaTCTGCATAGCTAAAATGCCATTTAGTGGCTGCAAATAATTTTCCTCTACTTACTTGTAGGGATTTTTTCgtgaaaacttaaaaagaaactccgagagaggagtgaaagaaatggaaacatctccCATGTCTTGGAAAGGGAGCTTTGCCTTTCCTCGGCCCCACGTTCACAGCAACGCTGACACCACCCAGTCTTTTTTGCCTCCCAAAATCCATGAATGGTTCTTACACAATCTATTACTAGACATGAACCACCTTCTACTGCGGaattttttcctcccatctccaCCACCAAGGACATGTAAGAAAAGGGTCAGCTTCTTGGTGCTGCTGTCACCCACAACCATCGAAGGCTAACAAGCAGGCACCTCCAGGCAAACACAATCACAGCAGGGACTGTTCCTACACCTGGAGATCCTACGCTCAGACCCACAATGCCTTTTCTCCTCAACTCAATATTCCTACAGCTCTTATCCATCAAGTTCAATTGCAAGGCAGAAagcctttccatctgaaactttacaggaattttgtcactgccacaaACATCCCTAATATattctctcataaaatctgagtgcTTCTATCTTTTTATCATGTATCTTTTAGGACCTCCAGCAGCTTATTGGGACATTCTGCTGATCGCCAGATACATGCAGTTAACCTTTCTCAACCTATCATTTTCCatgtttttctctcctccctcatgTCTAATACTGAGAGAGGTTTGACTAAAAAGAATCAGaccagaaattaaatacttaagATTTAGATGATACTTAAGCGATGAGAAGTGAAATTCAAGCCTTCTCTACAACTAGCATCTTCTGCCTCATGTGCATTTTCTTGTGTCTGCTAAGGTAGGAATTGTTTGTGAAGCAccgtccacagtctgggcatttgaatggcttctctcctatgtgtaaacctacatgatttataaggctaGACCTAACACGGAAATCTTTCCCAcagtccggacactcatacggtttctcccctgtgtgagtcctccgGTGGTTCACCAGGTCGGCCTTCCAAatgaaatctttcccacaatccggacactgaTACGGTTTCtgtcctgtgtgagtcctctggtgcatcaccagatGGTAATTCCgactgaaatctttcccacaatccggacactgatacagtttctctcctgtgtgagtcctctgatggTTCACCAGGGTGGACTTCACacagaaacttttcccacaatcgagacactcatacggtttctctcctgtgtgactcctctggtgtttcaccaggtcggacttccaaatgaaatctttcccacaatccggacactcatacagtttctcccctgtgtgaatcctctggtggaACACCAGGTCAGAATTCCGgctgaaatctttcccacaatcgggacactcatacggtttctctcctgtgtgagtcctctggtgtctcaccaggttgtacttccaactgaaacttttcccacaatccggacactcatacggtttccctccagtgtgagtcctctggtgtaacACCAGGCTGtacttccaactgaaacttttcccacaatcacgacactcatacggtttctctcctgtgtgaatcctctggtggttcaccagatgggaattctgactgaaacttttcccacaatccatacactcatacggtttctctcctgtgtgaatcctctggtgtatcaccaggtcggaattccgactgaaacctttcccacagTCTGGACACTggtacggtttctctcctgtgtgaatcctctggtggttcaccagatgggaattctgactgaaacttttcccacaatccatacactcatatggtttctctcctgtgtgagtcctctggtgtatcatcAGGtcggaattccgactgaaacctttcccacaatctggacactcatacggtttctctcctgtgtgaatcctctggtggttcaccagatgggaattctgactgaaacttttcctacaatccagacactcatacggtttctctcctgtgtgagtcctctggtgtatcagcaggtcggaattccgactgaaacctttcccacaatctggacactcatacggtttctctcctgtgtgaatcctctggtggttcaccagatGGGAAttatgactgaaacttttcccacaatccagacactcatatggtttctctcctgtgtgagtcctctggtgtatcaccaggtcggaattccgactgaaatctttcccacaatctggacactcatacggtttctctcctgtgtgagtcctctggtgtatcaccaggtcggaattccgactgaaacctttcccacaatctggacactcatacggtttctctcctgtgtgaatcctctgatGTATCATCATTTTGGACTTCAAacagaaacttttcccacaatctggacactcatacggtctCCGCCCAGTGTGAGTCCTCTTGTGATTCAGCAGGATGGCATGACTGCTAAAACTTTTGCCACATCGAGAACACTGGTAGGGCTTCTCGCTGGTGTGCACCCTCTCTTGCATAATCAGCTGTGATCTGTAATCTGGGCTTTTCCCACAATATACACCTCTGTGGGGCTTTTCCACCATTGATATTCTTGGATTCTCGAGGAGATCAGAACTATTTTTTGATCCCTTCTTTGGTGGTGCTTTGattcaagcaactctttcctTTCTCACAGGGTGAGGCTTGTGTTACTTTCTGCCCTACGTGGCTATCCAAgtgacctcttcctccccactgacttCCAGGTATTTCTCTCCTTGTCTGATATTTGGAAATTATCCCCTTTGATCTTTTCATGGAATATTTGAGTTTCACCTACTCAATTTTTTCCAGCACAAAACTCTACctatttttctctcccttgtCTGTCACTTGCTAGGGAAGAAGACTTCtggggttctctggagaaagtggaaaagattgctggcttggtttgctttctttcttaatgctgcttgtgattctcaGTTGTCCAGAAGGCTCTGATTGGCATCCTTTTTGTCTATAAGATTCAAGCAGAAGTGTTAATTAAAAGCATACATTAcgatgaaaaaggaaaagtgccaAAAGGCTAGATTAACCTCGAACAT
This window contains:
- the LOC134492100 gene encoding zinc finger protein 271-like isoform X3, encoding MSMYVELKETLPEKLMGDNFQIQKEREICGISRDCRSRLIIHKRIHAREKPYKCSECGKSFTWNSSLVIHQRSHTGEKPYECLDCGRSFSQNSDLVIHQRTHTGEKPYECPVCGKSFSQNFGLVIHHRTHTGEKPYECPDCGKSFSQNSGLVIHHRTHTGEKPYECPDCGKSFSVKFMLVKHQRTHTGEKPYQCPDCGKSFSQNSSLVIHQRTHTGEKPYECLDCGKSFSQNSGLMIHQQTHTGEKPYQCPDCGKSFSRKSSVVRHQRTHTGEKPYECPDCGKSFSRNSDLVTHQRTHRGEKPYECPDCGKGFSLNSGLVTHQRTHTGEKPYECPDCGKSFSQKSSLVIHQRIHTGEKPYECLYCGKSFSQNSDRVNHQRTHTGEKPYECLDCGKSFIRKSNLAIHRRTHTGEKPYECPDCGKSFNYRSQLIMQERVHTSEKPYQCSRCGKSFSSHAILLNHKRTHTGRRPYECPDCGKSFCLKSKMMIHQRIHTGEKPYECPDCGKGFSRNSDLVIHQRTHTGEKPYECPDCGKDFSRNSDLVIHQRTHTGEKPYECLDCGKSFSHNSHLVNHQRIHTGEKPYECPDCGKGFSRNSDLLIHQRTHTGEKPYECLDCRKSFSQNSHLVNHQRIHTGEKPYECPDCGKGFSRNSDLMIHQRTHTGEKPYECMDCGKSFSQNSHLVNHQRIHTGEKPYQCPDCGKGFSRNSDLVIHQRIHTGEKPYECMDCGKSFSQNSHLVNHQRIHTGEKPYECRDCGKSFSWKYSLVLHQRTHTGGKPYECPDCGKSFSWKYNLVRHQRTHTGEKPYECPDCGKDFSRNSDLVFHQRIHTGEKLYECPDCGKDFIWKSDLVKHQRSHTGEKPYECLDCGKSFCVKSTLVNHQRTHTGEKLYQCPDCGKDFSRNYHLVMHQRTHTGQKPYQCPDCGKDFIWKADLVNHRRTHTGEKPYECPDCGKDFRVRSSLINHVGLHIGEKPFKCPDCGRCFTNNSYLSRHKKMHMRQKMLVVEKA
- the LOC134492100 gene encoding zinc finger protein 883-like isoform X1 — its product is MVEKPHRGVYCGKSPDYRSQLIMQERVHTSEKPYQCSRCGKSFSSHAILLNHKRTHTGRRPYECPDCGKSFCLKSKMMIHQRIHTGEKPYECPDCGKGFSRNSDLVIHQRTHTGEKPYECPDCGKDFSRNSDLVIHQRTHTGEKPYECLDCGKSFSHNSHLVNHQRIHTGEKPYECPDCGKGFSRNSDLLIHQRTHTGEKPYECLDCRKSFSQNSHLVNHQRIHTGEKPYECPDCGKGFSRNSDLMIHQRTHTGEKPYECMDCGKSFSQNSHLVNHQRIHTGEKPYQCPDCGKGFSRNSDLVIHQRIHTGEKPYECMDCGKSFSQNSHLVNHQRIHTGEKPYECRDCGKSFSWKYSLVLHQRTHTGGKPYECPDCGKSFSWKYNLVRHQRTHTGEKPYECPDCGKDFSRNSDLVFHQRIHTGEKLYECPDCGKDFIWKSDLVKHQRSHTGEKPYECLDCGKSFCVKSTLVNHQRTHTGEKLYQCPDCGKDFSRNYHLVMHQRTHTGQKPYQCPDCGKDFIWKADLVNHRRTHTGEKPYECPDCGKDFRVRSSLINHVGLHIGEKPFKCPDCGRCFTNNSYLSRHKKMHMRQKMLVVEKA